DNA sequence from the Cardiobacteriaceae bacterium TAE3-ERU3 genome:
TCATAATGAGCATCAATATAAGCCTGAGTTTCTTCACTGCGCGGCACACCGGGGACAGTGAATATATGCACATAGAACTGCGCGATGCGGTTACAGTTGCCAATTAAGCGCAAAAATTGTCGCTCAGTGGCGTGTAATGCACCATCCGGCATGATGTTGAGCAGCCCGATGTGCAATTCACGAATATCCTGCTTGAGTGCACGCTCAACATCGAGCACTTCTTGACCCTCTGCGCGAATCCGCGCCAAGGAATCCAGCTTGCGATGGGCTACTAATGGCATGATTAAACCTCTTGAAGAATCTCTATATTATGTTCGTGCGCTGTGCTGCTCACGGTACGCAGCGGCCAGCAATACATCAAAATCTTTACTGTCTCGAACCTGCCAGACATCTTTAGCCGCAAGCACCACGCCTCCACGTGCAACGATTTCCATCGCACGTTCGTCGCGATGTACCATCATACGCGGCATCACATAGCGGATAAATTCATCCGCAGGAAAATCATCTGCATGAGCAATGCCGCTTTCTTGGGCGAAGCTGGCAATCATATCGTCCAAAAACTGTGGGTCATAGCAAATAGGCTTGGGGTAGCGCATCGCGCGGTCAAGTAATTCAGCTTCAAGCTCGGCATCTGCACGGATATAAACCGGCAAAGTGTGCTCAAGCAAGTAATCCATCAGCGGAGCATCGTCGAGATATTCGCATAAGCTACCGCCTGCATCATTGATAAAAGCAGTCGCACCATAGCGCCGCTCAGCGCGTGCACGAAACGCAATAAAATCATACATCGCTGCTTTTTCAGCCACGGCAAACTGGCGCTGGCGCTGGCAAAACGTCTCATAATCATAGCCATCTTTACCCAGCTTACCGATATACGCTGATAGCGCGCGTAAATTATCAATGCTCACATGTGGCGCAATGCGGACTGCATCATCACTGAGCAAGCTTTTCAACTGAGGTTGCTGCGCAGCAATCTGTTCCAGCCAGTCCTCTAAAGCCTCATCCATATAATGGGTCGCAATACGATAATCGCCAGAATAGTGATACCAGCCACCAGCAATCAAACGTTCACCCAAAGTAGTCTTGCCTACGCCGGACGTACCAAGCAAAGTAATTGCACGTCGTTTCATCTGTTTTGCTCTACCGCTTGTGCCAATGCGGCTTTGACTTCCTCGACGTGGCCATCAACCTTAACCTTACGCCACGCTTTGACTACTTCGCCCTGTGGGCTGATCAAAAACGTACTGCGCTCAATGCCAAAGCCTTTTTTACCAAACATATTTTTTTCTTTGATCACATCAAATGCGCGGCACAACGTCTCATCAGGGTCGCTGATCAATTCAAACGAAAAGCCCTGCTTTTCCTTAAAGCGCTCATGAGAGGTTAGGCTATCGCGTGACACGCCGAAAATTTGCGCACCGAGAGCGTCAAAATCCGGGAATGACGCAGTAAAATCGCAGCCTTCAGTAGTGCAGCCCGGCGTTGCATCCTTGGGATAAAAATAAAGCACCGTCCATTGCGACTGCAAATCCTCAGCACCGACGTCACCACCCGTACTCTGCCACTGCTTACCTGCCAATGCAGACCAATCAACCGCTTCAGCCATAGTCTTTCCTAGTCAAAAAGGATATTTTGCATCAAAGGCTCACCAACTGCCAAGCAAGATAATACACGCGCCCTATCACGCCCCAAATGGCCTATCACTGAATAATCACGGTAGGTAACGTATAGATGCCATTACTTAGAAAGTTCTGTTCTCATTTTCCATTCGCCATCAAAAAGCTATTGCTACTAATGATGAAAACTGTTCATTAGAACCAATGTTATGAAAAAGAAAGGGAGTTTGAAAGTAAGGCATCATTACTGATGGAGGCGACTACAACCAGTTCACCTCTTCAAAGGCGAACCATCAGCCAGAGTCAGAGATTTAAGGCTAATCCAACCCCTTCTATTAATCTTAGTCTACATCATCTAAATTTGGGCAAATAAACATATATTTAACATGATCATATGATAGACTTAGCATGGTATATGGAAATGAATACGGAGAGGTGACTGATGAGCGCAACTGATGGCATGATGGCGGCATTTACATATAGTACGTTAAATCCTAGATGGCCTGCTTCAAGACCTAAAGTGACCGTTCAAGAGTGGAATGGTCTTGTCGCTAAATATAAGAACATGAAGTCTCAAAGAGATGCGCTTGTTGCAGAACGAGACGAGTATTATCACGCTTACAACAATGAAGTGCATATATCTAATTTACGATTTGAAAATATCCACATGTTAATGAGCTTCATTAATGCAGAACGTGCATTAAATGGAAAGCAACCTGTGTCTTTTGCAGATATCCAGAATGAAAATAAAGGCAATCCTATTTTTGCGGATTTAGTTAAAAAATCCATTGATAAAGGTGATGATTTATCGTCTAAAGAAATATTTTATTCCAGTTGCGCAGAACAATACTGGCATGAAATGAATAACAGTGTTTTTGCTCCTTTCGCTGAAAGACTCGGCACAAGGAAAGGTCAAGCAGAAAAGGAACTTTTGTTGACAGGTCGTCTTGGAGAAATCATGGATGTTGCTGAGAAAGCATCCATGGAAACTTCAAGCCCAGTTGCTGACAATTCGGCTGAAATGGCGGCGAAGGATGCTCAAATTTCTGCTCTCAAAAGACAGCTGGAAGAGCTTGAAAAACAAAATAGAATCCTTCGTGATAGAGCTGACAACTTTCAGCAACAACTGAGACAAGAAATTGAAAGCAATTCTCCACCAGGAATGTCTATGGAAGAAATAGATGAACTTTTTCCAGCGGTAGGTTTCCCTCCAGAAATAAAGTTCAACACTCCAGATAGTAAATGACGAAGGTTTGTTTGCAAAAAATGTAGTTAATAGCATTTTTACAAACACAAAGAATAGCGATATTCTTGATGATGACAAGACAGAAAAATCTTCTGTTAAGTTAGCATCGCCGTCAATGTAAGGTAAAAATAAACAAGAAAAATGCCATAACCCAAGCGCTACAAGAAAAAACAAAGTCTTGTAGCGCTTCAGTATAGGGCTACAGCTGCTTACTCATAATGACCGCTGCTTCACGCCCTTCAGCCGTTGGGTAATAATCTTTGCGCTCAGCAATCACCTGATAGTGAAAGCCCTGATAAAGCTGCTGCGCTGCATGATTACTGGCGCGAACTTCAAGAAATATCTTTTTAATCCCCTGCTTTACCAGCCGCTGCTCAGCGTATTCAAGCAACGATTTGCCAATACTTTGCCCACGATGATCTTCATCAACGGCAATACTGAGTAAAGTCGCTTCATCACACACGGCCTGCCAAGTGGCAAATGCCACGACCTTACCCGCAAGGCATACAACATCAGTTTGCTCGAGATCCATTTCACTCGGCTGATAGACGTCAGCAGCTTGCGCAATGGCTACAATATCGCCCAGCTCATTTGGCATGGCCGGGCGGATGCTCAAAGCAGACACAGAGGGCTATTCGTCGTCGTGGTGCTCGTTATGGAACACAAAGTGCTCACGAATGTGCGAGTGCACAAAGTAGAACGTGTGGTCATAGCGAGGCCGCTGATTGATCCATACTTTTTCATTGTCTTTGTGCTCAGTGACGGATTGCTCGAAGGTATCAATATGAATTAGACGACCGAGCAAATCATCATCCATGCCCTGATCAATCCACAGTGGCAAAATGTCTTTGTCGTTGTTTTCTTCAAACCAATTGAGCGGATCAATATCAGGCTCGAAATTGAGATCAGCGAGATTATCGCGATACCAAGGTGAGTGATAAAAGCCGAGCCAAGGCGCCATCGCCGACACACCACGAAACGCTTCCGGATGGGCAAGCGCCAGGTTCATCGCTAACGTACCACCAAAGCCAAAGCCCATGATGCTGCGGATTTCATAAGCTCGGAAATGGTGTTCTATCACCGCAGGCAAGTTTTTAAGAATGTATTCATGGATCTGCGCACGCTCAGCGTGGTAACGCTGCAGTTTTGTATGTGTATCACCTTCGTAGTCGCCAAATAGATCAGGAATAACGAGGATGGTTTCATAGCGGTTAGCATAGCGCTGATAATCGCTTTGATTAGACGTCGAGCGGGCACTGTCGTGCAAATCCGGCAAGAAATAAACCACCGGGCAATACTGCTCTTCAAGCGCCGCAGTCGGCACATATATCGCCAATTCCACATCGCGCTCAAGCGGCTCAGCGTAGTCGCGGTAAAAGCGCTGCTCGCCTTCAAAGCTGACGTGTTTATCGAGTAGTTCAATATGGTGCGTCATAAAAATTACCTCCTGATTTATGAGGCGCGAAATGCACCTCAACGAGTACTTTTGATCAAAATATTGCCACGGTTGCACGTGGTCAACGATTACGATGCATCTAATGACACGGCATAATGATTTGCCCAGCTTCTGCTTGGCTCAGAAACTGTACTGATTCAACAATATTCGGCTGCCAATAAGTGACTTCAAGAGCCGAGGGCTGCTCTGCTTCGAGTTTTTCCAGTGTACTTTGATTGACATCAAAGCCCTTACCCGAACAGCCAATAACAATTTCATGCCCTTCGATACTGTATTCGATAGTACGCACAGAAGCTTTGCCAGCGGATAGATTTGAGGCCATTGCAAACAGAACAAATCCACCAATAGAAAATATCTTGATTGCCAACACCCAGCCCAGCAAGGAAAAAATACAGCCTATTTTATTGCTGCTGTGCTTGGTTTTCCGATAAGCGCTGCGTACAGCCCATATCCCAATCAAGAAGACAGCCACACCGCCAGCCAATACTCTGTACAGCGCGACAGTGCCTTCCCGCAAAGGCAAATCCGGAAACAGCTCTGACGACAGCCAAAAAAGCACCAATAACAGTAGAAGCAGTACCCAGCGCCAACGCCACCACCAACGCTCATTGAGCACCGGTTGGGCAACTGCCTCTACTGTTTTCTGCATTAGCTGATTTTCATACCCGCTTTGGCACGGCCGCCTTGCAGCAGGATTTGCAGGGTGTCGTTATCACTGGCAGACAAGATCATGCCTTCACTCATACCAAAGCGCATTTTACGCGGCGTGAGGTTGGCGATATAAACGACCAGCTGACCATCAAGCTCTTCAGGGCTATGGAATTTTTTGATACCCGAGAAGACTTGGCGCTCACCGAGTTCGCCAACGTCGAGCTTGAATTTAAGCAGCTTGTCCGCACCTTCGACGTGCTCGCACGACAGCACCTTGGCAATACGCAAGTCGAGCTTGGCGAAGTCGTCAATGGTGATCCATTGTGTGTCGTCTTTGCTTTCTTCTTTCTTTGCTTCTTCTGCTTTGTTTTCTGTTTTCTGATTCATTTTTTTCTCTGCTTCCAAGTCTTCTTTACTGTCTTCAATGATCGCATCAGTATGCTTTTCTTCAATACGCTGCATCAGCGGTTTGAATTTGCCAATTTGCTGGGCGAGCAATGGCTGCTGGATATCACCCCAAGTCAGTGGCTCGATTTGCAGGAACGCTTCCGCATCAGCGGCTACTTGTGGCAATACTGGCTTGAGATAAGCAATCAACTGACGGAATGCATTCAAGCCAACCGTGGCAATACCCTGCACTTCTGCTTTGCTTGCCTCTTCCTTGACTTTCACCCACGGCTTTTCCGCGTCGATGTACTCATTGGCGGCATCGGCCAGCTGCATAATTTCACGCATTGCATGCGCGTATTCGCGCTGCTCGTAGTAATCAGCAATGGTGTCAGCCTTAGCGGCAAACTGCTTGAACAATGTATCATCAGGCAAGCTATCCGCGAGTTTGCCGTCAAAGTGCTTGACGATAAACGGCGCACAACGGCTGGCGAGGTTGACCAATTTACCAACCAAATCACTGTTCACACGGTTGCGGAAGTCTTCCATGCTCAAGTCGATGTCTTCAACGCGCGCACTTAATTTTGCTGCAAAGTAGTAGCGCAGGTATTCAGGGCGCAAATGACGCAAGTAAGTACGCGCTTGGATGAACGTGCCGCGTGATTTACTCATTTTCTCGCCGTTGACAGTCAAGAAACCGTGGCAGAACACACCGGTTGGGCTGCGATAGCCTGCTGCTTCGAGCATTGCCGGCCAGAACAGCATGTGGAAATAGGCGATGTCCTTGCCGATGAAATGATAGAGTTCGGCATCGCTATCCGCTGCCCAAAAATCTTCGACCTTTAACCCTTCGCGCTCGCTCAGTGCCTTGAAGCTACCGATGTAACCCACCGGTGCATCAAGCCATACGTAGAAGAACTTACCCGGTTTATCGGGAATTTCAAAGCCCCAATACGGCGCATCGCGGCTGATGTCCCACGGCTTGAGCCCACTCTCGAACCATTCGCCGATTTTGTTGCGCATCGAGGTTTGCAGCTTGACTTCAGGATTGTTCAGCCACTCTTGTAAATAGCCCTCGAACTTGGGCAAATCAAAGAAATAATGCTCGGTATCGCGCTCGACCGGCGTATTGCCAGAGAGCACCGAATACGGCTCAAGCAGGTCAGTCGGGTCATAAGTCGCACCGCATTTCTCGCAGTTATCGCCATATTGATCTTTAGCACTACACTTCGGGCAAGTGCCTTTGATGAAGCGGTCAGGCAAGAACATCTGCTTTTCTTCATCATATGACTGGCTGATGGTCTTGGAGATGATGTGCCCTTTTTCTGATAGCGTCTTATAGAACTCGCTGGTGTAGTAGCGGTTCTCGTCGCTGTGCGTGCTGTGATACTGGTGATGATTGACGAGAAAGCCCTCAAAATCGGCTTTATGCTCTTCCTTGCTTTTGTCGATCAATTGCTGTGGCGTAATGCCCTCTTTTTCCGCACGTAACATAATCGGCGTGCCATGCGCATCATCGGCGCAAACGTAGTGACATTCATTGCCACGCAACTGCTGGAAGCGCACCCAAATATCGGTCTGGATATACTCGACCATGTGCCCCAAGTGAATCGGACCATTAGCGTACGGCAGC
Encoded proteins:
- the metG gene encoding methionine--tRNA ligase yields the protein MTTTKQRRILVTSALPYANGPIHLGHMVEYIQTDIWVRFQQLRGNECHYVCADDAHGTPIMLRAEKEGITPQQLIDKSKEEHKADFEGFLVNHHQYHSTHSDENRYYTSEFYKTLSEKGHIISKTISQSYDEEKQMFLPDRFIKGTCPKCSAKDQYGDNCEKCGATYDPTDLLEPYSVLSGNTPVERDTEHYFFDLPKFEGYLQEWLNNPEVKLQTSMRNKIGEWFESGLKPWDISRDAPYWGFEIPDKPGKFFYVWLDAPVGYIGSFKALSEREGLKVEDFWAADSDAELYHFIGKDIAYFHMLFWPAMLEAAGYRSPTGVFCHGFLTVNGEKMSKSRGTFIQARTYLRHLRPEYLRYYFAAKLSARVEDIDLSMEDFRNRVNSDLVGKLVNLASRCAPFIVKHFDGKLADSLPDDTLFKQFAAKADTIADYYEQREYAHAMREIMQLADAANEYIDAEKPWVKVKEEASKAEVQGIATVGLNAFRQLIAYLKPVLPQVAADAEAFLQIEPLTWGDIQQPLLAQQIGKFKPLMQRIEEKHTDAIIEDSKEDLEAEKKMNQKTENKAEEAKKEESKDDTQWITIDDFAKLDLRIAKVLSCEHVEGADKLLKFKLDVGELGERQVFSGIKKFHSPEELDGQLVVYIANLTPRKMRFGMSEGMILSASDNDTLQILLQGGRAKAGMKIS
- the rimI gene encoding ribosomal protein S18-alanine N-acetyltransferase, translated to MSALSIRPAMPNELGDIVAIAQAADVYQPSEMDLEQTDVVCLAGKVVAFATWQAVCDEATLLSIAVDEDHRGQSIGKSLLEYAEQRLVKQGIKKIFLEVRASNHAAQQLYQGFHYQVIAERKDYYPTAEGREAAVIMSKQL
- a CDS encoding esterase family protein — translated: MTHHIELLDKHVSFEGEQRFYRDYAEPLERDVELAIYVPTAALEEQYCPVVYFLPDLHDSARSTSNQSDYQRYANRYETILVIPDLFGDYEGDTHTKLQRYHAERAQIHEYILKNLPAVIEHHFRAYEIRSIMGFGFGGTLAMNLALAHPEAFRGVSAMAPWLGFYHSPWYRDNLADLNFEPDIDPLNWFEENNDKDILPLWIDQGMDDDLLGRLIHIDTFEQSVTEHKDNEKVWINQRPRYDHTFYFVHSHIREHFVFHNEHHDDE
- a CDS encoding peroxiredoxin translates to MAEAVDWSALAGKQWQSTGGDVGAEDLQSQWTVLYFYPKDATPGCTTEGCDFTASFPDFDALGAQIFGVSRDSLTSHERFKEKQGFSFELISDPDETLCRAFDVIKEKNMFGKKGFGIERSTFLISPQGEVVKAWRKVKVDGHVEEVKAALAQAVEQNR